The genomic window GACCACGGTGGCGGTGGGGCGTGATGGCCGTTTGAGCGGCCCTGGTTTGGCAAATGCGTTGATGGCCGGCCTGCAGGATGCCGGCATCACCGTCATCGACGTGGGCATGGTCACCACGCCCATGCTGTACTTCGCGGCCAGCACGCTGTGTGCCAGCGGCATCCAGGTCACCGGCAGCCACAACCCCAAGGACTACAACGGTTTCAAGATGGTGCTGGCAGGCCGCGCCATCTATGGCGACGACATCCAAAACCTGCGCAAGCTGATGGAGACCGAGACCTGGGTGCTCAAGGCCGGCGGTGCGCGGCAGACGGCTGATGTGCTGGAGGCCTATAGCAGCCGCATCGTCGGCGACATCAAGCTGGCCCGACCGATCAAGATCGTCGTCGACTGTGGCAATGGCGTGGCCGGTGCTTCCGCCCCAGCCATCCTGCGCGCGATTGGCTGCGAGGTGACCGAGCTGTTCAGCGAGGTCGATGGCACTTTCCCCAACCACCACCCGGACCCCAGCAAACCCGAAAATCTGAAAGACCTGATCGCCGCGCTCCAGGCGGGCGACGCCGAACTCGGTCTGGCCTTTGACGGTGATGGCGACCGCCTGGGCATCGTCACCAAGGACGGCACCAATATCTTCCCCGACCGCCAGATGATGCTGTTCGCCCGCGACGTGCTGAGCCGCGTGCCCGGCGGCAACATCGTCTACGACGTGAAGTGTTCGCAGCGCCTGGCGCCGGCCATCACCGCTGCGGGTGGCAAGCCGCTGATGTTCAAGACCGGCCATTCGCTGATCAAGGCCAAGATGCGCGAGATCGATTCGCCGCTGGGTGGCGAGATGAGCGGCCACATCTTCTTCAAGGAACGCTGGTACGGTTTTGACGACGGCACCTACGCCGGCGCCCGTCTGCTGGAGATTGTCAGCCGCGTGGCCGATGCGGGTGTGATGCTCAATGACCTGCCCACCAGCTTTTCGACGCCTGAACTCAACGTGCAGTGCAAAGAAGGCGAGCCCCACGCGCTGGTGAATCAACTGGTGGCGAAGGCATCGTTTGCTGCGCCGGCAACCATCAACACCATTGATGGCGTACGGGTGGACTGGCCCGATGGTTTTGGCCTGATCCGCGCGTCCAACACCACGCCGGTACTGGTGTTGCGCTTTGAGGGCCACACGCCCGAAGCACTGCACCGCATTCAGGACGACATGCTGCAACTGCTGCGCTCGGTCAAGCCCGACGCCAGTTTTGCCGAGGCCGCGCATTGACCGAACGCCGGGCGCCCGCGCAAGCTCTTCCACTGGGTGTCGACCCGCAGGGAGCGGGGGAGCCTGGGGGAAAGATACTTGTGGTCAAGTTGTCCTCGCTGGGCGACGTGGTGCATGCCATGCCGGCGGTACAGGACATGCGGCGTGCTTTCCCCAACGCGGAAATCGACTGGGTGGTGGAGCGGGCCTTTGCGCCCCTGGTGACGCGCTGTGAGGGTGTGCAAAAAGTCATACCCTGCGAACTGCGCAAATGGCGCAAGACACCCTTTGCGCAAAAGACACGGGCCGAATGGCGGGCTTTTAAACACCGCCTGCAGGCCGAACGCTACGACGCCGTGATTGACCTGCAGGGGCTGAGCAAATCCGCACTGGTGGCCTGGCTGGCACGCACCACACCAGACGGTCGGCGCATCGCCATGGCCAACCAGACCGAGGGCTCGGGTTACGAGGCGCCGACCCGCTGGGTGGCCGATGTGGCCATTCGCCTGGAGCCGCATGTGCATGCGGTAGATCGCGCGCGCCTGCTGTGTGCACAGGCGCTGGGCTATACGGTGGAAGGCCCGGCGCACTTTGGTTTGAAGCCGGGTGAACACGTGGCCCTGCCGTGGGACCCGACTGGCGGCCCCGGTAATTCTTTTGTGCCACGCAAGGCCTGTGTGGCCCTGGTGCATGGCACGTCGCGCGCGGACAAACAATGGCCCGTAGCCTCCTGGGTTGAACTGGGCCAGCGCCTGAACCACAGCGGTTTTGCCGTCGCCCTGCCGCATGGCAATGCCGTCGAAAAAGCCACCAGCGACGCAATTGCTGCCGAGCTAGACGACGCCTGGGTCTGGCCGACCCTGGGGCTGGACGCATTGACCGACACCATGGCGCAATGTGCCGGTGTCATCGGCGTAGACAGTGGCCTGAGCCATATCGCCGTGGCGCTGGGTCTGCCCCATGTGCAGATCTACAACTTTGACACCGCCTGGCGCACCGGCCCCCCCGCTGCCGAGCCCAAGGCCTCGCCCCAGGTCAGCGTCTACGCCAGTCCCTGCCCCGATGTAGGCGCCGTCTGGCAGGCCTGGGACAGCCTGGACACGCCCGTGTTGTGCCGCTAGTGATGCTGGTGCGTGCCCTGTACTCCCTGTTGATGTGGCTGCTGCAACCGGTCGTGCGCGCCAAGCTGCGCCGCCGCGCGGTGCAGGAGCCTGCGTATGGCCAGCACGTCGAAGAGCGTTTTGGTGTGTACCCGGCACTGGTAACCCCGCTGGCTGAGGGGCAGTATTTTGTGTGGGTGCACGCCGTGTCGCTGGGTGAAACCCGGGCCGCTGCAGAGCTGATCACCGCGCTGCGTACGGCCTTGCCCGGCATGCGCCTGCTGTTGACCCACGGCACGTCCACGGGCCGTGTGCAGGGGCAGACGCTGCTGCAGGCGGGCGATGTGCAGGTCTGGCAGCCGTGGGACACCCCAGCAGCCGCCAAACGCTTTCTGGACCATTTCAAGCCCCTTGTGGGCCTGTTGGTAGAGACCGAGGTCTGGCCGAATATGGTGGCCGCCTGCCAGGCACGCCATGTGCCGTTGTGCCTGGTCAATGCCCGCATGAGTGAGAAGTCACTCAAACAGTCCTTGCGCCTGGCCTGGTTGGCGCGCCCCGCCTACGCCGGCCTGCGCGCCGTATGGGCGCAGGCCGCGCCCGACGCCGCACGGCTGGCCGCGCTGGGTGCGCCGGTGCAGGGTGTGCTGGGCAATTTCAAGTTTGACGCCGTGCCCGACGCCGCGCAGTTGGCCCAAGGCCAGGCCTGGCGCCGTGCGCAGGTCCAGCCGGTGCTGGTGTTTGCCAATACGCGGGATGGTGAAGAGAGCCTTTTTCTCCAAGTCCTTAAGAGAAATCGGCCTGTAGCCCCCGTCGTTAATGATAGTGTTGCTACTAAACATATAGCAAATCAGAAAGTGCAGTGGATGCTGGTTCCCCGCCATCCGCAGCGTTTTGACGCCATTGCGGCTTTGTGTGAGGCCGAGGGGTTCACCGTGTCGCGCCGCAGCCAGTGGACCGATGGGCCAGAGCCCGCCGACATCTGGCTGGGCGACTCCATGGGTGAAATGGCGCTGTACTACGCGTTATCGGATGTCGCCCTGCTGGGCGGCAGCTTTGCGCCACTGGGCGGGCACAACCTGATTGAGGCTACGGCCTGTGGCTGCCCGGTGGTCATGGGGCCACACACCTTCAACTTTGCACAGGCGGCCGAGCTGGCGGTGGAGGCAGGTGCGGCGTTTGCCAGGCCCGATATGGCCCGCGCAGTAGCCAAGGCACTGGCCTTGGTGCAATCCACACCCGATTTGCACCAAGCCCAGGCCGCCGGCCGCGCGCTGGGCCAGGAACACGGTGGCGCCGCACAGCGCACCGCGCTGGCCGTGCAGCAGTTATTGGGCTAAGCCGCAGCGCCGGGCCGCCCCAGGCAAGGCTTCACCCCCTCGGGGGGCAGCGCAGTACGCGTAGCGACAAGCGTGGGGGCTATTGGGCCAATTGGTTATTGATGGCTTGCAGGTCGTCGGCCGTCAGCGTGCCACTGGCCTGGCGCAGCTTGAGCCCACCCACCAGCACGTCGTAACGGGCCTTGGCCAGCTTGGCCTTGGTGTCAAACAGCTGGCTTTGGGCATTCAGCACATCGATGTTGATACGCACACCCACCTGGTAGCCCAGTTGGTTGGCTTCCAGCGCGCTTTGGCTGGAGGCTTCGGCGGCCTGCAGAGCCTGCACCTGGGCCTGGCCGGACAACATGCCGAAGTAAGCCGTGCGTGTGGCTTGGGCCACGCTGCGTTTGGCGTTGTCCAGGTCGGCACGGGCTTTTTCTTCTAGCGCCAGGGTTTCCTTGATGCGGTTTTGTGTCGAGAAGCCGGCAAACAGGGGCAGATTGAAGTTGAGCCCCACGGTGGCGACGTTGACGCGGCTGTCGGCAGGCGATCCGGACGAGCCATTGTTGTTGACGGCCGTATAGCTGCCCACCAGGTCGAGGGTCGGCTTGTGGCCGGCCTGGGCCTTCTGGGTTTCCAGGCGGGCCACTTCCAGGCCCACATCGGCGAGCTGGATGGCGGGGTGTTTGGCTTGTGACTGGTCCACCCACTGGTTGACATCTGCCGGCACCACGGGGGCCAGCACCACGGGGGCCTTCAGCGGTTTGGGTTGGGCGTTTTGCTGGCCCACCAGCTGTTTCAGAGCCAGGGACTTGACCAGCAAGTCGTTTTCGGCAGCCAGCTCCTGTGCCGTCACCAGGTCAAAACGCGCCTGGGCTTCACGGGAGTCGGTGATGGTGGAGGTACCCACTTCAAAATTGCGTTTGGCAGAAGCCAGTTGTTCACCGACCGCAGTTTTCTGACTTTTGACAAAGGCGAGGTTGTCGGTGGATGCCAGCACATCAAAATAGGCCTGGCTGACCCGCACGATCAGGTCCTGGTCGGCCTGTTCCCACTGGGCTTTGGCCTGGTCTAAAGACTTTTTGCCCTGGGCGTAGGTTGCCCAATTGGCGGGGCGGTACAGCGGCTGGGACGCACTGACGGTAGCCGTCTGGGTGGCGTAGTTGCGTGCCGGGGTGGGTTGCACTTCCTGGTTGGTGCTCGTGCCCGATATGGCCAGACCGGCTGCGGGCAGGATGGCGGCTTTGGCCTGCTCTGCCTTGGCCTGGGTCGCGTCCAATTGCGACTTGGCGGCCTGGTAGGTCGCGTCATACCCCTTTGCGGCGTTGTACAGGTCCACCAGGCTCTGAGCTTGTGCGCTCAGTGGCAGGGCGCTGCCCAGGGCCAGCATCAAAGGGATCAGGCGAAATTTGGGTGCGAAAACGGATAGGGACATAGTGGTGGTTCTCAGGCTCTCAAAAAATCAATAGCGGGCAATGCTGGGGTCGAGCTCGTCAGACCAGGCATGTATGCCCCCTGCGATATTGACCACATGCTCAAACCCATGGCTGTGCAAAAAGTTGGCCACCTGCTGGCTGCGCGCACCGTGGTGGCACAGGCAGGCGATGGGCTGTTGCGGGTCCAGCTCGGCCAGCCGCGGCGGGATGGTTCCCATGGGAATGGCCCGCAGCGTGAATCCGTCCGCCGTGACGCTGGCGGTTTGCAGCTCATGGGGCTCGCGCACGTCCAGCACCATGGGTTCGCCATGGGCGCGTGCATCGCGCAGCCACTGGGCCAGATCTTTGGGGCGGACTTGCGCAATCATGTGGTGAGGGCCTTGGGGCTTAGAGCTTGAAACGCGAGGGCTCGGGGAAATTGAGCAAACGGGGGGCCAACGTGTCCCATCCCGTGACGGTGCTGAAGGTGGAGTCGCCGGTGCGGGTGACAACGGTAGCGCGCATGATGGGCTCTTCACCCACGATGGCGCCCAGGCGGCCGCCCACCTTGAGCAGGCCAAGCAGGTTGTGGGGCACCTCGGTCACCGAACCGCTCATCACGATCACGTCAAAGCTGCCATCCACGGCGCCCATTTTTGCGCCATCGGCCTGGCGCACTTCCACGTTTTGAATGCCGGCGTTGCGCAGATTGGTGCGCGCCAGCGCGGCCAGATCGGCATTGATTTCAACGGAGATGACACGCTGGGCCATGCTGGCCAGCAAGGCCGCCATGTAACCAGAGCCAGCGCCGATTTCGAGCACGGTGTCGGTGGGGCGTACCGCCAAGTCTTGCAGCATCCGGGCGTCCAGGCGGGGGGGCAGCATGCACTGGCCTTTTGCCAGGGCTTCTTCGCCCGATCCCATCAGTGGGATTTCCAGATCGGCAAAGGCCAGGCCCTTGTGTGCGGCGGGTACAAAATCTTCACGCTTGACGGTGGACAGCAGCCCCAGCACGGCCGAATTTGACACATGCCAGGGGCGAATCTGCTGCTCGATCATGTTGAAGCGGGCTTGTTCGATGTTCATGTTGTGGTTCTCCAGGGCGTAGGTTGGCGGGTTGCGGCAATTTTACTTGGCGCAAGCCGCTGCCTGGACGGGCGGCGCATCGGCCGCGGTGCGGGTGCTGAGGCCGTAGAGGATGGTTTCAACCTGCACGGCCATGTACTGTTCGGGATCAATCTGCATACCCGCTTCATGGCAGGCACCCCAACAGTTTTTCCAGGTGGCTAGGAACAGCATGGGGGCCAGCACGGTGTACACACCGTACTTCTCGTCGATGGCGCGGAACTCGCCCCGGTCCACACCCCGCTGCAATATCCGTTGCAACAGTTCGTGGCCGGGTTGTATGACCTCGGCGTTGTAAAAGGCGGCCAGTTCCGGGAAGTTGCCGGCCTCGCTCATCATCAGTTTGATGATGCCCGCGGCCTTGGTGGCACCAATGTGTTCCCACCAGGCCTTGACGCAGTAACGCAGCATGTCGGCACTGCTGCCCTGGTAGTTGTTGAACTCTTCGTTCCATACGCCAAAGCGCCCGGAGATGTTCTCGCGCACCACGGCCTTGAACAATTCTTCTTTGCTGGAGAAATACAGGAACAGCGTGCCCTTGGATACCCCTGCACGCTTG from Rhodoferax sp. AJA081-3 includes these protein-coding regions:
- a CDS encoding TolC family outer membrane protein; amino-acid sequence: MSLSVFAPKFRLIPLMLALGSALPLSAQAQSLVDLYNAAKGYDATYQAAKSQLDATQAKAEQAKAAILPAAGLAISGTSTNQEVQPTPARNYATQTATVSASQPLYRPANWATYAQGKKSLDQAKAQWEQADQDLIVRVSQAYFDVLASTDNLAFVKSQKTAVGEQLASAKRNFEVGTSTITDSREAQARFDLVTAQELAAENDLLVKSLALKQLVGQQNAQPKPLKAPVVLAPVVPADVNQWVDQSQAKHPAIQLADVGLEVARLETQKAQAGHKPTLDLVGSYTAVNNNGSSGSPADSRVNVATVGLNFNLPLFAGFSTQNRIKETLALEEKARADLDNAKRSVAQATRTAYFGMLSGQAQVQALQAAEASSQSALEANQLGYQVGVRINIDVLNAQSQLFDTKAKLAKARYDVLVGGLKLRQASGTLTADDLQAINNQLAQ
- a CDS encoding 3-deoxy-D-manno-octulosonic acid transferase, with translation MMLVRALYSLLMWLLQPVVRAKLRRRAVQEPAYGQHVEERFGVYPALVTPLAEGQYFVWVHAVSLGETRAAAELITALRTALPGMRLLLTHGTSTGRVQGQTLLQAGDVQVWQPWDTPAAAKRFLDHFKPLVGLLVETEVWPNMVAACQARHVPLCLVNARMSEKSLKQSLRLAWLARPAYAGLRAVWAQAAPDAARLAALGAPVQGVLGNFKFDAVPDAAQLAQGQAWRRAQVQPVLVFANTRDGEESLFLQVLKRNRPVAPVVNDSVATKHIANQKVQWMLVPRHPQRFDAIAALCEAEGFTVSRRSQWTDGPEPADIWLGDSMGEMALYYALSDVALLGGSFAPLGGHNLIEATACGCPVVMGPHTFNFAQAAELAVEAGAAFARPDMARAVAKALALVQSTPDLHQAQAAGRALGQEHGGAAQRTALAVQQLLG
- the waaC gene encoding lipopolysaccharide heptosyltransferase I is translated as MVKLSSLGDVVHAMPAVQDMRRAFPNAEIDWVVERAFAPLVTRCEGVQKVIPCELRKWRKTPFAQKTRAEWRAFKHRLQAERYDAVIDLQGLSKSALVAWLARTTPDGRRIAMANQTEGSGYEAPTRWVADVAIRLEPHVHAVDRARLLCAQALGYTVEGPAHFGLKPGEHVALPWDPTGGPGNSFVPRKACVALVHGTSRADKQWPVASWVELGQRLNHSGFAVALPHGNAVEKATSDAIAAELDDAWVWPTLGLDALTDTMAQCAGVIGVDSGLSHIAVALGLPHVQIYNFDTAWRTGPPAAEPKASPQVSVYASPCPDVGAVWQAWDSLDTPVLCR
- a CDS encoding TetR/AcrR family transcriptional regulator: MSSSCPIEQIVATVRAKRERRKDARPGELLAAALDLFVEKGFVGTRAEEVAKRAGVSKGTLFLYFSSKEELFKAVVRENISGRFGVWNEEFNNYQGSSADMLRYCVKAWWEHIGATKAAGIIKLMMSEAGNFPELAAFYNAEVIQPGHELLQRILQRGVDRGEFRAIDEKYGVYTVLAPMLFLATWKNCWGACHEAGMQIDPEQYMAVQVETILYGLSTRTAADAPPVQAAACAK
- a CDS encoding protein-L-isoaspartate O-methyltransferase; the encoded protein is MNIEQARFNMIEQQIRPWHVSNSAVLGLLSTVKREDFVPAAHKGLAFADLEIPLMGSGEEALAKGQCMLPPRLDARMLQDLAVRPTDTVLEIGAGSGYMAALLASMAQRVISVEINADLAALARTNLRNAGIQNVEVRQADGAKMGAVDGSFDVIVMSGSVTEVPHNLLGLLKVGGRLGAIVGEEPIMRATVVTRTGDSTFSTVTGWDTLAPRLLNFPEPSRFKL
- a CDS encoding rhodanese-like domain-containing protein, producing the protein MIAQVRPKDLAQWLRDARAHGEPMVLDVREPHELQTASVTADGFTLRAIPMGTIPPRLAELDPQQPIACLCHHGARSQQVANFLHSHGFEHVVNIAGGIHAWSDELDPSIARY
- a CDS encoding phosphomannomutase/phosphoglucomutase, which gives rise to MNLAPSIFKAYDIRGIVPTTINEDIARGLGRAFGTVALAEGQTTVAVGRDGRLSGPGLANALMAGLQDAGITVIDVGMVTTPMLYFAASTLCASGIQVTGSHNPKDYNGFKMVLAGRAIYGDDIQNLRKLMETETWVLKAGGARQTADVLEAYSSRIVGDIKLARPIKIVVDCGNGVAGASAPAILRAIGCEVTELFSEVDGTFPNHHPDPSKPENLKDLIAALQAGDAELGLAFDGDGDRLGIVTKDGTNIFPDRQMMLFARDVLSRVPGGNIVYDVKCSQRLAPAITAAGGKPLMFKTGHSLIKAKMREIDSPLGGEMSGHIFFKERWYGFDDGTYAGARLLEIVSRVADAGVMLNDLPTSFSTPELNVQCKEGEPHALVNQLVAKASFAAPATINTIDGVRVDWPDGFGLIRASNTTPVLVLRFEGHTPEALHRIQDDMLQLLRSVKPDASFAEAAH